The Desulfovulcanus ferrireducens genome has a window encoding:
- a CDS encoding F0F1 ATP synthase subunit epsilon, whose protein sequence is MANSIKLEIVTPDRKLLSEEVEYVGAPGINGEFGVLPNHIPFLSALGIGSLYYKKNGRNYYVFVAGGFAEVTPTKVSVLAEIAEKAEEIDVERARKARERAEMRLREQKDREAYARAKASLARALHRMKCRECAEEAGTCM, encoded by the coding sequence ATGGCTAACTCAATAAAATTAGAAATAGTGACACCGGATCGCAAACTTCTTTCCGAAGAAGTTGAATATGTCGGTGCACCTGGGATTAATGGTGAGTTCGGTGTCCTGCCCAATCACATACCCTTTTTGTCCGCTTTAGGCATTGGCAGCCTTTACTATAAAAAGAACGGCAGAAACTATTATGTCTTTGTTGCTGGTGGTTTTGCAGAAGTGACTCCGACAAAAGTCTCTGTCTTGGCTGAGATAGCTGAAAAGGCTGAAGAGATTGATGTTGAGCGCGCTCGCAAGGCTAGAGAAAGAGCTGAAATGAGACTAAGAGAGCAAAAAGATCGCGAAGCCTATGCCAGGGCGAAGGCTTCACTTGCCAGAGCACTGCACAGAATGAAGTGCCGTGAATGTGCTGAAGAGGCAGGCACCTGTATGTAG